In the Halichoerus grypus chromosome 4, mHalGry1.hap1.1, whole genome shotgun sequence genome, one interval contains:
- the AMER3 gene encoding APC membrane recruitment protein 3: MELKRGKTFIKSSLQISHEKAPDPAAATLAREDASPWSVSPGGQQKPQSERAPQVSPSAQGYDRWSNKEAEPEPEVGAAAFCGATFKLVRKSKTHDSVPGAGRVSTTTGQLVGSASFPGPPSSQRMIDYRHFVPQMPFVPAVAKSIPRKRISLKRPKKCFRNLFHIRRNKTENLASLVTKGESLSSPGGPSEASGQTGKAFFPLGEGLGPDSLFQDLSDSELPPDSSVDLCRALCEDVASLKSFDSLTGCGEIFADESSVPSLELNEGPESPTQVSQALESKVLRGPFQGSVEQPASPAQNELSDFAKFWDSVNHSVKQQHRALLGPWLGGPQGTDTDRPRLDAAGLAELPLCPCRDPHSGSKASSIDTGTPKSEQPESVSTSDEGYYDSFSPGLEEDKKEASSPGTPAAFPRDSYSGDALYELFYDPSEGPVGPSLDDDLCVSESLSGPALGAPLSMCSFHVGAEENLAPAPGPDLLSQGFLQSSWKGKECLLKLCDTELAITMGIINWLRRGPELRTPPASAPGETATSPRGQAEKVGADSEKKGPHPVKLEGRGARASDAGRTAVGSAPSRRKLWAHSGPEGLLAGESKVLGGPEQGTSTLSRDPSLECVQVSGEGRMQGCHEGLFSSVGSAASATKDTSSKNKVPNPWPGFQEPRPPGNLECFQGPWRPGPGRSTLNVEPTLTGCVAQVAALHIHPDCQPPTTQSPRQDTSSEFCRHPQARGSDILQQKQTNSFPSMPIVCGLPSLASPLHSPQDQRCPGHVLGLSQLRVEPTRMDAQAHHASMDDQPLQLSSRAVEQAIHRGQLDL, translated from the coding sequence ATGGAGCTGAAGAGAGGAAAGACCTTCATCAAATCCAGCCTGCAGATTTCCCATGAGAAAGCCCCAGATCCAGCAGCCGCCACTCTGGCCAGGGAGGATGCAAGTCCCTGGTCAGTCTCACCAGGAGGGCAACAGAAGCCCCAGAGTGAAAGGGCCCCGCAGGTTAGTCCCAGCGCCCAAGGATATGACAGATGGTCCAACAAGGAAGCAGAGCCAGAACCTGAGGTGGGGGCTGCAGCCTTTTGTGGGGCCACCTTCAAACTGGTACGAAAGAGCAAGACTCATGACAGTGTGCCTGGGGCTGGCAGGGTGAGCACAACCACAGGGCAACTGGTGGGCAGCGCAAGCTTCCCAGGGCCCCCCAGCAGCCAGCGCATGATTGATTACCGCCACTTTGTGCCCCAGATGCCCTTTGTGCCCGCTGTGGCCAAGAGCATCCCAAGGAAGAGGATATCCCTGAAACGACCTAAGAAGTGCTTTCGGAACCTATTCCACATTCGCAGAAACAAGACTGAGAACTTGGCCTCACTGGTGACCAAGGGGGAGAGCCTGTCTTCCCCTGGGGGCCCATCAGAGGCTAGTGGGCAGACAGGCAAAGCCTTCTTCCCCTTAGGTGAGGGACTGGGGCCAGACAGCCTGTTCCAGGACCTATCTGACAGTGAGCTCCCGCCTGACTCTTCTGTTGACCTCTGCAGGGCCCTGTGTGAGGATGTGGCCTCACTCAAGAGTTTTGACTCTCTCACGGGCTGTGGGGAGATCTTTGCAGATGAAAGTTCAGTGCCATCCCTGGAACTGAACGAGGGCCCGGAGAGCCCAACCCAGGTATCACAGGCCCTTGAAAGCAAGGTTCTTAGGGGCCCCTTCCAGGGCAGTGTGGAACAGCCGGCATCACCTGCCCAAAACGAGTTGTCTGACTTTGCCAAGTTCTGGGACAGTGTGAATCACTCTGTGAAGCAGCAGCACCGTGCCCTACTGGGGCCATGGCTGGGGGGTCCCCAGGGCACAGACACAGACCGGCCCAGGCTGGATGCAGCTGGGCTTGCTGAGCTACCCCTGTGTCCCTGTAGGGACCCCCACAGTGGCTCCAAAGCCAGCTCCATAGACACAGGTACGCCTAAGAGTGAGCAGCCAGAATCCGTGTCCACGAGTGATGAGGGCTACTATGACTCATTTTCACCTGGCCTTGAGGAGGACAAGAAGGAGGCTTCAAGTCCAGGCACACCAGCAGCCTTCCCCCGGGACAGCTACAGTGGAGATGCCCTCTACGAGCTCTTCTATGACCCCAGCGAGGGCCCTGTTGGCCCAAGCCTGGATGATGACCTATGTGTGTCTGAGAGTCTGTCAGGGCCAGCCCTAGGAGCACCACTGTCCATGTGCAGCTTCCATGTGGGGGCAGAGGAGAACTTGGCCCCAGCACCAGGCCCAGACCTGCTCAGCCAGGGCTTTTTGCAAAGCTCCTGGAAGGGCAAGGAGTGCCTGCTAAAACTCTGTGACACCGAGCTTGCCATCACCATGGGCATTATCAACTGGCTTCGCCGTGGCCCTGAACTCCGCACCCCACCTGCCTCAGCCCCTGGAGAAACTGCAACCTCACCCAGGGGACAGGCAGAGAAGGTGGGAGCTGACTCCGAGAAAAAGGGCCCACATCCAGTGAagctggagggcaggggggctAGGGCTTCAGATGCAGGTAGGACCGCTGTGGGCTCAGCACCCAGCAGGCGGAAGCTGTGGGCACATTCGGGTCCCGAGGGCCTGCTTGCTGGAGAGAGCAAGGTCCTAGGAGGGCCCGAGCAGGGAACCAGCACTCTGTCCAGGGACCCATCTCTGGAGTGTGTGCAGGTctctggggaaggaaggatgCAAGGCTGCCATGAAGGCTTGTTCTCCTCTGTGGGGTCTGCAGCCTCTGCAACAAAAGACACCTCTAGCAAAAATAAGGTCCCAAACCCTTGGCCTGGCTTCCAGGAGCCCAGGCCTCCTGGGAATCTGGAGTGTTTCCAAGGTCCCTGGAGGCCAGGTCCTGGCAGAAGCACCCTCAATGTAGAGCCCACCCTGACAGGCTGTGTGGCCCAGGTTGCAGCCCTGCACATCCACCCAGACTGCCAGCCCCCTACTACACAGTCCCCAAGGCAGGACACAAGCAGTGAGTTCTGTAGGCACCCTCAGGCCAGAGGCTCTGATATTCTCCAGCAGAAACAGACTAACAGCTTCCCTAGCATGCCGATTGTGTGTGGCCTGCCCTCCCTGGCTAGTCCACTCCACAGCCCACAGGACCAGAGGTGCCCAGGCCATGTCCTGGGCCTTAGCCAGCTCAGGGTGGAGCCCACCAGGATGGATGCCCAGGCTCATCATGCCTCTATGGATGACCAGCCCCTGCAGCTCAGTTCAAGGGCTGTGGAGCAGGCGATACATAGGGGCCAGCTGGATTTGTAG